A genomic region of Deltaproteobacteria bacterium contains the following coding sequences:
- a CDS encoding homoserine dehydrogenase, with protein MKTRGIGIIGGGVVGAGVVQLLRERAESLTRASGPYELLGVAVRDPGKARDFPRELLTTADKLLDNPKLDLLVEVAGGVEAPFGWVKRALESGKSVVTANKALLAEKADAIHALVQAHPGKLYFEAAVAGGIPIIQALDRGLAANRVLTVEGILNGTCNYLLTRMERERCSFAVALKGAQDAGFAEADPTLDVSGGDTAHKLAVLAGLALERPVSSKEIFTEGISPLTAFDLQWAEQNGYRIKMLGIGRFGEKGVELRVHPTLVSRSKLISQVMEEFNAVFVEGDLTGPQLYYGRGAGRFPTASAVVSDIAQALRGESMLRTRPGYPQAPRAVPMGEVVSRHYVHLEVIDQPGVVAKVASALAAHRISIASMFQPDVAHGSQVPLVFTTHPAPDAQVEAALAEIRRHSFLVGDAVRVRFEPEKE; from the coding sequence GGCATCGGCATCATCGGTGGCGGCGTGGTGGGCGCGGGGGTGGTGCAGCTCCTGCGCGAGCGCGCCGAGTCGCTCACCCGCGCGAGCGGGCCCTATGAATTGCTCGGCGTGGCCGTGCGCGACCCCGGCAAGGCCCGCGACTTCCCCCGCGAGCTGCTCACCACGGCCGACAAGCTCCTCGACAACCCCAAGCTGGACCTGCTCGTGGAGGTCGCGGGGGGCGTGGAGGCGCCGTTTGGCTGGGTGAAGCGCGCCCTGGAGTCGGGCAAGTCGGTGGTGACGGCCAACAAGGCGCTGCTCGCCGAGAAGGCCGACGCCATCCATGCGCTCGTGCAGGCCCACCCGGGCAAGCTCTACTTTGAAGCCGCCGTCGCCGGCGGGATCCCCATCATCCAGGCGCTCGATCGCGGACTCGCTGCGAACAGGGTCCTGACCGTCGAGGGCATCCTCAACGGCACCTGCAACTACCTGTTGACCCGCATGGAGCGCGAGCGCTGCAGCTTCGCCGTGGCCCTCAAGGGCGCGCAGGACGCGGGCTTCGCCGAAGCGGACCCCACCCTCGACGTCTCCGGCGGCGATACGGCCCACAAGCTCGCCGTGCTCGCGGGGCTCGCGCTGGAGCGGCCGGTGTCGAGCAAGGAGATCTTCACCGAGGGCATCTCGCCGCTGACCGCGTTCGACCTGCAGTGGGCCGAGCAGAACGGCTATCGCATCAAGATGCTGGGCATCGGCCGGTTCGGCGAGAAGGGCGTGGAGCTGCGCGTGCACCCCACGCTGGTCTCCCGCAGCAAGCTCATCAGCCAGGTGATGGAGGAGTTCAACGCGGTGTTCGTCGAGGGCGATCTGACCGGGCCGCAGCTCTACTACGGCCGCGGGGCAGGGCGCTTCCCCACCGCGAGCGCCGTGGTCAGCGACATCGCCCAGGCATTGCGCGGCGAGAGCATGCTCCGCACCCGGCCCGGCTATCCGCAAGCGCCGCGCGCCGTGCCCATGGGCGAGGTGGTCAGCCGGCACTACGTGCACCTGGAGGTCATCGACCAGCCGGGCGTGGTGGCCAAGGTCGCCAGCGCGCTCGCCGCCCACCGCATCAGCATCGCCAGCATGTTCCAGCCCGACGTGGCGCACGGCAGCCAGGTGCCGCTCGTCTTCACCACCCACCCCGCGCCCGACGCGCAGGTTGAGGCCGCGCTGGCCGAGATCCGCCGCCACAGCTTCCTCGTCGGCGATGCGGTGCGCGTCCGCTTCGAGCCCGAGAAGGAGTAA